In a single window of the Planctomycetaceae bacterium genome:
- a CDS encoding zinc-binding dehydrogenase produces the protein MTTKPANSASSLAAVFTQPGQPMELRELPVPELRDGEALVRINCCTICGSDLHSCSGRRSVPAPTILGHEIVGVVEQVPDKALTDLRGETLQPGDRVVWSVAVSCGRCRNCRRGIPQKCADLHKYGHHKLEDAWSLSGGLAQHCHLRKNTAALKVDASLSDEVLCPASCATSTCAAALRTAGSIDGDRVLVLGAGMLGLTMAAMAKCAAADSVTVCDVNEQRRAMSLRFGADRVVAWNDLPAAASETSQANGGDGFDVVFEMTGQPEANHAAIDLAGTGARIVLVGSVFPGPHLLLDPERVVRRLLSIAGVHNYRPDDLLAAVEFLAGDGRQFPFAELVERSFALPDVNTAFQFAQEHRPIRTAVKP, from the coding sequence ATGACGACTAAGCCGGCGAATTCCGCGTCCAGTCTCGCTGCGGTCTTCACGCAGCCGGGTCAGCCGATGGAACTGCGCGAACTGCCTGTTCCCGAACTGCGCGACGGCGAGGCTCTGGTGCGAATCAACTGCTGTACGATCTGCGGAAGTGACCTGCATTCCTGCAGCGGACGGCGTTCCGTGCCGGCGCCCACGATACTCGGTCATGAGATTGTCGGCGTCGTCGAACAGGTGCCGGACAAGGCACTGACCGACCTGCGCGGCGAGACACTTCAACCGGGCGACCGAGTCGTTTGGTCCGTTGCCGTGAGCTGCGGACGATGTCGCAACTGCCGACGCGGAATTCCTCAAAAGTGCGCCGACCTGCACAAGTACGGACATCACAAACTGGAAGACGCCTGGTCGCTGAGCGGCGGGCTGGCACAGCACTGCCATCTCCGAAAGAACACCGCGGCCTTGAAAGTTGACGCGTCACTTTCGGATGAAGTTCTGTGTCCGGCAAGCTGTGCGACGTCGACGTGTGCAGCGGCGCTGAGAACCGCCGGATCGATCGACGGCGACCGAGTGCTGGTTCTGGGAGCCGGAATGCTGGGCCTGACGATGGCAGCAATGGCGAAATGTGCCGCAGCCGATTCCGTCACCGTCTGCGACGTCAACGAACAACGGCGAGCTATGTCGCTGCGCTTCGGAGCGGATCGCGTTGTCGCGTGGAATGATCTTCCCGCCGCGGCTTCCGAAACTTCGCAGGCGAACGGCGGCGACGGGTTCGATGTCGTCTTTGAAATGACGGGACAGCCCGAGGCCAATCACGCGGCCATCGATCTGGCGGGTACCGGCGCGAGAATCGTGTTGGTGGGTTCTGTGTTTCCGGGGCCGCATCTGCTGCTCGATCCCGAACGAGTGGTCCGACGGCTGCTTTCCATCGCGGGAGTTCATAACTATCGTCCGGATGACCTGCTGGCAGCGGTCGAATTTCTGGCAGGCGACGGTCGGCAGTTTCCGTTCGCGGAGCTGGTTGAACGGTCGTTTGCTCTGCCCGACGTCAACACCGCATTTCAGTTCGCTCAGGAACACCGACCCATTCGCACGGCCGTGAAACCATGA
- a CDS encoding alanine/glycine:cation symporter family protein — MRSRNSLAVVFLIVLAAGMSASVSLAQQAPSEPVPDADTNAAAAALSESPAATESSDAEDAPVQANLLRLFEKRVDNYAKTAVNAIASVLFWEFIGRRTFTDDLGDSPLVSARLKELIAAAESNLTPDEQKELRLRIRQEKKSLWTVDFARRHLSESDAADFDEELITMTRQVQPLVDKAAENVNRDEADFTLSLASGDLTETERLVVADALNDRFSGMPLRSFSVQVAESDATDQKRRFTAVNSGIPFIVAWLVAGAVFFTLRMRFINLRGFWHAVKVTSGKYDDPTDEGEVSHFQALTAALSATVGLGNIASVAIAVGIGGPGATFWMIVAGLLGMSSKFTECTLGQMYRQVRPDGRIMGGAMFYLSRGLKDIGLGPLGMILGVMFAVLCVFASFGGGNAFQVNQAIKAVQQTFGETPWLQETGGRLVLGTIMALLVGIVIIGGIRRIASMAEKIVPLMCGIYVLACLFILVKNAGAIPDAARLIVSSAFTPAAGYGAMIGVLVQGFRRAAFSNEAGVGSAAIAHSAAKTDYPAREGIVALLEPFIDTVVVCTMTALVIVITGAYDVTKPEFRELILSTNGAGLTVIAMKSQIWWFPYVLAVAVLLFAYSTMISWSYYGERCWSYLFGDGSSMVYRILFLICVILGSVVSATSVLDLSDLMILGMSFPNILGAVLLSGKVKRHLDDYWRKLKAGEFDQTPAT, encoded by the coding sequence ATGCGTTCACGAAACTCATTGGCCGTCGTTTTTCTGATCGTACTGGCGGCCGGGATGTCGGCATCCGTCTCTCTGGCGCAGCAGGCGCCGAGCGAACCTGTGCCGGATGCGGATACCAATGCGGCCGCCGCGGCACTTTCAGAGTCGCCTGCCGCGACGGAATCATCCGACGCTGAGGACGCTCCCGTTCAGGCCAACCTGCTGCGCCTGTTCGAAAAACGCGTCGACAATTACGCGAAGACAGCCGTCAATGCCATCGCGTCCGTGTTGTTCTGGGAATTCATCGGCCGTCGCACGTTTACAGACGACCTCGGTGATAGTCCGCTGGTATCCGCTCGTCTGAAGGAACTCATTGCTGCGGCTGAATCGAATCTGACGCCGGACGAACAAAAGGAACTCCGGCTGCGAATCCGCCAGGAGAAGAAATCGCTGTGGACCGTCGATTTCGCCAGGCGACACCTTTCGGAATCCGACGCGGCGGACTTCGACGAAGAACTCATCACGATGACTCGTCAGGTTCAGCCACTTGTCGACAAAGCGGCCGAAAACGTCAATCGTGACGAGGCCGACTTCACGCTGTCACTCGCCAGCGGGGATCTGACCGAAACAGAACGGCTGGTGGTTGCCGACGCGCTGAACGACCGATTCAGCGGAATGCCGCTGCGAAGTTTCAGTGTTCAAGTCGCCGAAAGTGATGCGACCGACCAGAAACGCCGCTTCACCGCCGTCAACAGCGGCATTCCGTTTATCGTTGCGTGGCTGGTCGCCGGAGCCGTGTTTTTCACTCTGCGAATGCGGTTCATCAACCTGCGCGGATTCTGGCATGCCGTCAAAGTGACCTCCGGCAAGTACGACGATCCCACCGATGAAGGTGAAGTCAGCCACTTTCAGGCGCTGACAGCGGCGCTGTCCGCAACCGTCGGACTGGGAAATATCGCCAGCGTCGCCATCGCCGTCGGCATCGGCGGACCGGGAGCCACGTTCTGGATGATTGTCGCCGGGCTGCTGGGCATGAGTTCCAAATTCACTGAATGCACGCTGGGACAGATGTACCGGCAGGTGCGCCCGGACGGTCGCATCATGGGCGGTGCCATGTTCTATTTGTCTCGTGGTCTGAAGGACATCGGACTGGGACCGCTGGGGATGATTCTGGGAGTCATGTTCGCAGTGCTTTGCGTATTCGCATCGTTCGGCGGCGGCAATGCGTTTCAGGTCAATCAGGCGATCAAAGCCGTGCAGCAAACGTTTGGCGAAACACCGTGGCTGCAGGAAACCGGTGGTCGACTAGTCCTGGGAACGATCATGGCCCTGCTGGTTGGCATCGTGATCATTGGCGGTATCCGGCGGATTGCGTCAATGGCGGAAAAGATCGTTCCGCTGATGTGCGGAATCTACGTGCTGGCATGCCTGTTCATTCTGGTGAAGAACGCCGGTGCGATTCCCGACGCCGCGCGGCTTATCGTTTCCAGCGCGTTTACCCCGGCCGCCGGGTATGGAGCGATGATCGGTGTTCTGGTGCAGGGGTTTCGCCGGGCGGCATTCAGTAATGAAGCAGGAGTTGGTTCTGCCGCGATTGCGCATTCAGCCGCCAAAACGGACTATCCCGCGCGCGAAGGTATTGTCGCGCTGCTGGAACCGTTCATTGATACTGTCGTCGTCTGCACAATGACTGCCCTGGTGATTGTCATTACCGGAGCCTATGACGTCACGAAACCGGAATTCCGCGAATTGATCCTCAGTACAAACGGAGCAGGTCTGACCGTCATCGCGATGAAGAGTCAGATTTGGTGGTTCCCGTATGTGCTGGCGGTGGCAGTTCTGCTGTTCGCCTATTCAACCATGATTTCGTGGTCCTACTACGGCGAACGCTGCTGGTCTTATTTGTTCGGGGACGGCAGCTCCATGGTCTATCGCATCCTGTTTCTTATCTGCGTGATTCTGGGATCAGTGGTTTCCGCCACGAGCGTTCTTGATCTCAGTGACCTGATGATTCTTGGCATGTCGTTTCCCAACATTCTGGGAGCCGTGCTGCTGTCCGGAAAAGTAAAACGCCACCTGGACGACTACTGGCGCAAACTGAAAGCCGGCGAATTCGATCAAACGCCCGCAACATAG
- the folP gene encoding dihydropteroate synthase has product MSFEWRFFDCCLQRRQIPLLMGILNVTPDSFSDGGLHTDVEKAVAHGLQLAAAGADIIDVGGESTRPGAAPVPVDVELRRTIPVIEELAQRINIPISIDTTKSEVARRAVAAGAKIVNDISGGTFDDDMLPVCAESRAGICLMHIQGTPQTMQQDPVYSDVVADVTDFLRQRLEAFAAAKIAAERICVDPGIGFGKTADHNLQLMRAVSTMRNELQRPVLIGHSRKRFLSRLLGRSVEERLSGTLGVAIALAEAGTDVLRVHDVQAVRDALLAWRAVSNPDALPQDSSVGGTE; this is encoded by the coding sequence ATGTCCTTCGAATGGCGATTCTTCGACTGCTGTCTGCAGCGCCGGCAGATTCCACTGCTGATGGGAATCCTGAACGTCACGCCGGACAGCTTTTCCGACGGCGGCCTGCATACCGACGTGGAAAAAGCCGTCGCTCACGGTCTGCAACTGGCTGCCGCCGGAGCGGACATCATCGACGTCGGCGGCGAATCCACACGTCCCGGTGCTGCACCGGTCCCGGTTGATGTCGAGCTTCGTCGAACGATTCCCGTGATCGAAGAACTCGCGCAGCGAATCAACATTCCGATTTCGATCGATACCACGAAATCCGAAGTCGCTCGCCGGGCCGTCGCTGCCGGAGCAAAGATCGTCAATGATATTTCCGGTGGTACGTTCGACGACGACATGCTGCCGGTTTGTGCGGAATCCCGCGCGGGAATCTGCCTGATGCACATCCAGGGGACTCCGCAAACGATGCAGCAGGATCCCGTGTACAGTGACGTCGTCGCAGACGTCACCGATTTTCTGCGCCAGCGGCTGGAAGCTTTCGCCGCTGCGAAGATCGCGGCCGAACGCATCTGCGTCGATCCCGGAATCGGTTTCGGCAAGACGGCGGACCACAATCTGCAACTGATGCGGGCCGTCAGCACAATGCGAAACGAACTGCAGCGACCCGTACTGATCGGCCATTCGAGAAAACGATTCCTGTCCCGGCTGCTGGGGCGCAGTGTCGAGGAACGCCTGTCCGGAACGCTGGGCGTTGCCATCGCGCTCGCGGAAGCCGGAACCGACGTCCTGCGCGTACACGACGTGCAAGCCGTCCGGGACGCGTTGCTGGCATGGCGGGCGGTGTCGAATCCCGATGCATTGCCTCAGGATTCGTCAGTCGGCGGAACCGAATGA
- a CDS encoding TIGR03364 family FAD-dependent oxidoreductase, which yields MTQHDVAVVGAGIVGLAHAWRAAVRGLKVVLLERSPIACGASIRNFGMVWPIGQPPGPLFDTAMRSRELWLETAKGSGLWLNECGSLHLAHRADELAVLEEFRDAARGTNIAVELLTPEQTRNRTAAAKPDDLLGSMWSSTECCVNPEQAIYRLPAWLHEQHGVECCFGANVIAAEDGVLSASDGRSWQADRTVICSGHDFQTLFPEAFHNSGLRICKLQMLRTVAQRDGWKLGPHVASGLTLRHYTSFAGCPSLAALKRRVAEETPELDRFGIHVMMSQNQHGQVVLGDSHEYDDRISIFDRSEIDELMLRELGKQFVLPDWTIERRWHGIYAKHPEQPIFTAEPHPGVTVRVAPGGAGMTMSFGLAEQFWQDQA from the coding sequence GTGACACAACATGACGTTGCCGTCGTCGGGGCCGGCATTGTCGGACTCGCTCACGCGTGGCGAGCCGCCGTTCGCGGGTTGAAGGTGGTGTTGCTGGAACGGTCTCCTATCGCGTGCGGAGCTTCCATACGCAACTTCGGAATGGTCTGGCCCATTGGGCAACCGCCCGGACCGCTATTCGATACGGCAATGCGGTCGCGTGAGTTGTGGCTGGAAACGGCAAAGGGTTCCGGGCTGTGGCTGAATGAATGCGGATCGCTGCATCTGGCTCATCGTGCCGACGAACTTGCCGTGCTGGAAGAATTCCGCGACGCGGCCCGCGGCACCAACATCGCCGTCGAACTGCTGACTCCCGAACAGACACGGAATCGGACTGCCGCCGCGAAGCCGGATGACCTGCTGGGTTCCATGTGGAGTTCCACCGAATGCTGCGTGAATCCGGAACAAGCGATCTACCGATTGCCGGCCTGGCTGCACGAACAGCACGGCGTCGAATGCTGCTTCGGCGCGAATGTCATCGCCGCGGAAGATGGTGTTCTGAGTGCGTCCGACGGTCGTTCATGGCAGGCCGATCGCACTGTGATCTGCAGCGGTCATGATTTTCAGACTCTGTTTCCCGAGGCGTTTCATAATTCCGGCCTGAGAATCTGCAAGCTGCAGATGCTGCGCACGGTCGCTCAGCGCGATGGCTGGAAACTCGGTCCGCATGTCGCCAGCGGGCTGACACTGCGGCACTACACGTCGTTCGCGGGTTGTCCGTCGCTGGCGGCGCTGAAACGTCGCGTCGCCGAGGAAACGCCTGAGCTGGATCGATTCGGGATCCACGTCATGATGTCTCAGAACCAACACGGCCAGGTCGTGCTGGGTGATTCACACGAGTACGATGACCGGATCAGCATCTTCGACCGGTCGGAAATTGATGAACTCATGCTGCGGGAACTGGGAAAACAATTCGTGCTGCCCGACTGGACGATCGAACGCCGCTGGCACGGCATCTACGCGAAACATCCGGAGCAACCGATCTTTACTGCGGAACCGCATCCCGGTGTCACGGTGCGCGTCGCACCCGGCGGCGCAGGGATGACGATGTCGTTCGGGCTGGCGGAACAGTTCTGGCAGGACCAGGCATGA
- a CDS encoding HD domain-containing protein translates to MNDRSVPETSGPSSVIAGLFRAKGDSEYGGEAVTQQEHALQCAALAEQEGASPSLIVAALLHDVGHLLHELPSDAPDKGIDDRHEVSGNRFLQQHFDDAVTEPVRLHVAAKRYLCTVDPEYRQTLSPPSLTSLELQGGNMSDDELAEFRQSPHWEAALRLRHWDDAAKVAGLETPDLEHFVKSLRRVEKHSRDGTASGRHVFPIAALLIVFSLASLVGIGLRFAASAVIEAQNAARDRLDAVPPDERPTLKRTALPRRL, encoded by the coding sequence ATGAATGACCGTTCCGTCCCGGAGACTTCGGGCCCATCGTCAGTCATTGCAGGACTCTTCCGCGCGAAGGGAGATTCCGAATACGGCGGTGAAGCAGTGACTCAGCAGGAACACGCTCTGCAATGCGCGGCGCTGGCCGAACAGGAAGGCGCGTCGCCATCATTGATCGTCGCCGCATTGCTGCACGACGTCGGCCATCTGCTGCACGAGCTGCCGTCGGATGCTCCGGACAAAGGCATCGACGATCGACACGAAGTCAGCGGCAACCGGTTTCTGCAACAACACTTCGACGATGCCGTGACCGAACCCGTCCGCCTGCACGTCGCGGCCAAGCGGTACCTGTGTACCGTTGATCCCGAATATCGTCAGACACTTTCACCGCCATCGCTGACCAGTCTGGAACTGCAGGGCGGCAATATGTCCGACGACGAACTGGCCGAGTTTCGCCAGTCGCCGCACTGGGAAGCTGCACTGCGCCTGCGGCACTGGGATGACGCGGCGAAAGTGGCCGGGCTGGAGACTCCGGACCTTGAGCACTTTGTGAAGTCTCTGCGGCGAGTGGAGAAGCACAGTCGCGATGGTACAGCGTCCGGACGTCATGTTTTTCCGATCGCAGCACTGCTAATTGTATTTTCCCTCGCGTCGCTGGTCGGGATTGGACTCCGATTTGCAGCTTCCGCCGTCATAGAAGCTCAAAATGCTGCCCGCGATCGACTTGACGCAGTTCCACCCGATGAGCGTCCGACATTGAAAAGAACAGCGCTGCCACGTCGATTATGA
- a CDS encoding phosphonoacetaldehyde hydrolase, translated as MTTSFQHLKAVVFDWAGTTVDHGSCAPAVVFQEIFRQRGVPISAQQAREPMGMAKRDHIAAIAAMPDVAARWRSQHGCACGDADIDAMYDDFLPLQKQTLHHHSKLIDGVPELVDWCRSRGLKIGSSTGYTRELLQIVTAAAAEQGYVPDCSLGSEDAPKGRPAPFLIYTAAMKMGVYPLWTIVKVDDTAVGVEAGRHAGCWTVGVTRTGNGVGLGEEELSRLPDEERSAAIRAAGVTLTSAGAHALVESVADIRPVLEEFDNRLASGERP; from the coding sequence ATGACCACTTCCTTCCAGCATCTGAAAGCCGTTGTTTTCGACTGGGCCGGAACAACTGTGGACCACGGAAGTTGTGCTCCAGCGGTCGTGTTTCAGGAGATCTTCCGTCAGCGCGGCGTGCCGATTTCTGCGCAGCAGGCGCGGGAACCGATGGGAATGGCCAAACGCGATCATATCGCAGCGATTGCGGCCATGCCGGATGTCGCCGCCCGATGGCGCAGTCAGCATGGTTGCGCGTGCGGTGACGCCGACATCGACGCGATGTACGACGACTTTCTGCCGCTGCAGAAGCAGACTCTTCATCATCACAGCAAACTGATTGACGGCGTGCCGGAACTGGTCGATTGGTGCCGGAGCAGGGGGCTGAAGATCGGATCTTCAACCGGCTACACGCGCGAACTGCTGCAGATTGTGACGGCCGCTGCGGCGGAACAGGGCTACGTTCCCGACTGTTCGCTCGGATCGGAAGATGCGCCGAAAGGCCGTCCCGCACCGTTCCTGATTTACACGGCAGCGATGAAGATGGGCGTCTATCCGTTGTGGACGATTGTGAAGGTCGACGATACCGCCGTCGGCGTCGAAGCCGGTCGCCATGCCGGCTGCTGGACCGTCGGCGTCACTCGCACCGGCAACGGCGTGGGGCTTGGCGAAGAAGAACTGAGTCGGTTGCCGGACGAAGAACGCAGTGCCGCCATCCGCGCCGCCGGAGTCACGTTAACGTCGGCCGGAGCACATGCTCTTGTGGAAAGCGTCGCCGATATCCGGCCGGTGCTTGAAGAATTCGACAACCGTCTGGCGTCGGGCGAGCGACCGTGA
- a CDS encoding universal stress protein, with translation MPLTCSKVVVPVDFSGESPNAIRAGLQLAGDPQNLHLLHVLVPIDDLSPGVLLGEVTEETRVEHIRANLKKLADDNGASDAQQVVLLGTPGLEIADYATQQSADMIVIPSHGYHGVKRLVLGSVAERVIRHAECSVLVLRRSDAE, from the coding sequence ATGCCGCTGACCTGTTCCAAAGTTGTCGTTCCGGTGGACTTCTCCGGCGAATCACCGAACGCCATTCGCGCCGGGCTGCAGCTCGCCGGCGATCCCCAAAACCTGCACCTCTTGCACGTGCTGGTTCCCATCGATGACCTGTCACCGGGAGTTCTGCTTGGAGAAGTCACCGAAGAAACTCGCGTCGAACATATCCGCGCGAATCTGAAAAAACTGGCTGACGACAACGGCGCTTCCGATGCGCAGCAGGTCGTTCTGCTGGGAACGCCGGGACTGGAAATTGCTGACTATGCCACACAACAGTCGGCGGACATGATTGTCATCCCGTCCCACGGCTATCACGGTGTGAAGCGGCTCGTGCTGGGATCGGTGGCCGAACGAGTCATTCGACATGCGGAATGCAGCGTGCTGGTGCTCCGACGTTCCGACGCGGAATAG